In Bradyrhizobium sp. 1(2017), one DNA window encodes the following:
- a CDS encoding PilZ domain-containing protein — MTAKADQRGNSRVIFERGVPAQMMGIDGTWRRDCTMEDVSETGAKLTIDGSVEGLHLKEFFLLLSSTGLAYRRCELAWVNGDQIGVNFLKVGDKKKKARSTAIGA; from the coding sequence ATGACGGCGAAAGCGGATCAGCGCGGAAATAGCCGGGTGATTTTCGAGCGCGGGGTTCCGGCCCAGATGATGGGCATCGACGGCACGTGGCGGCGCGACTGCACCATGGAGGACGTCTCCGAGACCGGCGCCAAGCTGACCATCGACGGCTCGGTGGAAGGGCTCCATCTGAAGGAATTTTTTCTCCTGCTCTCGTCCACCGGACTTGCGTACCGGCGTTGCGAGCTGGCCTGGGTCAATGGCGACCAGATCGGCGTCAATTTCCTCAAGGTTGGCGACAAGAAGAAAAAGGCGCGCTCCACAGCCATTGGGGCGTGA
- a CDS encoding nucleotidyltransferase family protein: MSVKPTKAMVLAAGFGLRMRPLTDKMPKPMVPVAGQPLLDHVLDKLGQAGVTEAVVNVHYLPDQIIDHTASRQHPRVTISDERDQVLGTGGGVVKALPLLGDAPFFHVNSDTLWIDGVRSNLTRLAENFDPARMDILLLMAPTATSIGYGGRGDYGMLPDGALRKRKEKEVVPFVYAGAAIMSPSIFADAPKGEFSLTRMFDRANEQERLFGLRLDGVWMHVGTPDAVHAAEEAFLESVA; this comes from the coding sequence ATGTCCGTCAAACCGACCAAAGCCATGGTGCTTGCCGCAGGGTTCGGCCTGCGCATGCGTCCGCTGACGGACAAGATGCCGAAGCCGATGGTGCCGGTGGCGGGTCAACCGCTGCTCGACCACGTGCTCGACAAGCTCGGCCAGGCCGGCGTGACCGAGGCCGTGGTCAACGTGCATTACCTGCCGGACCAGATCATCGACCACACCGCGTCGCGCCAGCATCCGCGCGTGACCATCTCCGACGAACGCGACCAGGTGCTCGGCACCGGCGGCGGCGTGGTCAAGGCGCTGCCGCTGCTCGGCGATGCGCCGTTCTTCCACGTCAATTCCGACACGCTGTGGATCGACGGCGTGCGCTCGAACCTGACCCGGCTCGCTGAAAATTTCGATCCCGCGCGGATGGACATCCTGCTGCTGATGGCGCCGACCGCAACCAGCATCGGCTATGGCGGCCGTGGCGATTACGGCATGCTGCCCGACGGCGCCTTGCGCAAGCGCAAGGAAAAAGAGGTCGTTCCGTTCGTCTATGCCGGCGCGGCGATCATGTCGCCGTCGATCTTTGCCGATGCGCCCAAGGGCGAGTTCTCGCTGACCAGGATGTTCGACCGCGCCAATGAGCAGGAGCGGCTGTTTGGCCTGCGCCTCGACGGCGTCTGGATGCATGTCGGCACGCCCGACGCGGTGCACGCCGCGGAAGAGGCGTTTCTGGAGAGCGTGGCGTAG